One Pleuronectes platessa chromosome 9, fPlePla1.1, whole genome shotgun sequence genomic region harbors:
- the LOC128447918 gene encoding histone-binding protein N1/N2 isoform X4, with product MPEETTAASSSASADEKPCSSSSSAADSSVDVMDEAKKLIGTGNRHLVMGDVVSAVSVFQDACSMLAAKYGDTADECGEAFFLCGKSLLELARMENSVLGNALEGVPEESEEDEQPSNSNIESATNLDDDDDEDEDDDDEDGEKNGQDKEEEEVGNLQLAWEMLEVAKFIYKRKESKDEQLMAAQTHLKLGEVSAESGNYPQALEDFQECLTLQLKHLPSHSRLLAETHYHVATTLCYMDQYSQAIQHYNSSIKVIEARLAMLQKAIDKAKGADVAAEEKTEMEELKQLLPDIKEKVEDAKESQRTVTTAIQQTLGGASTSSAFCENGGPSSSTAFPTASKIPVTSADGASSSKVSNISHLVRKKPSNKSGSVQSRA from the exons ATGCCGGAGGAAACCACCGCCGCGTCCAGCTCCGCGAG CGCGGACGAGAAGCcatgttcttcatcttcatccgcTGCAGACAG ctCTGTCGACGTCATGGACGAGGCCAAGAAGCTGATCGGCACAGGGAACAGACATCTGGTGATGGGAGATGTCGTTTCTGCAGTCAGTGTGTTCCAGGACGCCTGCAGCATGCT GGCTGCAAAGTACGGAGACACTGCAGATGAGTGTGGCGAGGCCTTCTTCCTTTGTGGGAAGTCCCTGCTGGAGCTCGCCAG GATGGAGAACAGTGTCCTTGGCAATGCCCTGGAGGGAGTCCCAGAGGAGTCGGAGGAAGACGAGCAGCCCAGCAACTCAAACATTGAGAGCGCCACCAATCTTGATG atgatgatgatgaggatgaagacgacgatgatgaagatggagagaaaaatggACAAGATAAA gaagaggaggaagttggGAATTTGCAGTTGGCCTGGGAGATGCTGGAAGTGGCCAAATTCATCTATAAGAG GAAGGAGAGCAAAGATGAACAGCTGATGGCAGCACAGACGCACCTGAAACTCGGAGAAGTCAGCGCTGAATCAG GCAACTACCCTCAGGCACTAGAGGACTTCCAGGAGTGTCTCACCCTGCAGCTGAAGCACTTACCCTCCCACAGCCGCCTGCTGGCTGAGACCCACTACCACGTCGCCACCACACTGTGCTACATGGACCAGTACAGCCAGGCCATCCAGCACTACAACAGCTCCATTAAAGTCATTGAGGCTCGTCTGG CCATGTTGCAGAAGGCCATCGACAAAGCGAAGGGAGCAGATGTAGCAGCGGAAGAGAAGACcgagatggaggagctgaagcagcTTCTGCCTGACAtcaaggagaaggtggaggatgcCAAGGAGAGCCAGAGAACAGTTACCACTGCCATCCAGCAGACACTA GGCGGTGCTTCAACCTCTTCAGCATTCTGTGAAAACGGTGGCCCTTCATCCTCCACAGCCTTTCCCACAGCCAGCAAG ATTCCAGTGACATCAGCTGACGGCGCCTCATCCTCAAAAGTGTCAAACATCTCCCACCTCGTCCGGAAGAAG CCTTCCAACAAGTCGGGCTCTGTCCAGTCTAGAGCGTGA
- the LOC128447918 gene encoding histone-binding protein N1/N2 isoform X3, protein MPEETTAASSSASADEKPCSSSSSAADSSVDVMDEAKKLIGTGNRHLVMGDVVSAVSVFQDACSMLAAKYGDTADECGEAFFLCGKSLLELARMENSVLGNALEGVPEESEEDEQPSNSNIESATNLDDDDDEDEDDDDEDGEKNGQDKEEEEVGNLQLAWEMLEVAKFIYKRKESKDEQLMAAQTHLKLGEVSAESGNYPQALEDFQECLTLQLKHLPSHSRLLAETHYHVATTLCYMDQYSQAIQHYNSSIKVIEARLAMLQKAIDKAKGADVAAEEKTEMEELKQLLPDIKEKVEDAKESQRTVTTAIQQTLGGASTSSAFCENGGPSSSTAFPTASKIPVTSADGASSSKVSNISHLVRKKRKPEEESPVKDTDAKQAKQEATVNGSADSSASNGKGVEEGKSQEPSNKSGSVQSRA, encoded by the exons ATGCCGGAGGAAACCACCGCCGCGTCCAGCTCCGCGAG CGCGGACGAGAAGCcatgttcttcatcttcatccgcTGCAGACAG ctCTGTCGACGTCATGGACGAGGCCAAGAAGCTGATCGGCACAGGGAACAGACATCTGGTGATGGGAGATGTCGTTTCTGCAGTCAGTGTGTTCCAGGACGCCTGCAGCATGCT GGCTGCAAAGTACGGAGACACTGCAGATGAGTGTGGCGAGGCCTTCTTCCTTTGTGGGAAGTCCCTGCTGGAGCTCGCCAG GATGGAGAACAGTGTCCTTGGCAATGCCCTGGAGGGAGTCCCAGAGGAGTCGGAGGAAGACGAGCAGCCCAGCAACTCAAACATTGAGAGCGCCACCAATCTTGATG atgatgatgatgaggatgaagacgacgatgatgaagatggagagaaaaatggACAAGATAAA gaagaggaggaagttggGAATTTGCAGTTGGCCTGGGAGATGCTGGAAGTGGCCAAATTCATCTATAAGAG GAAGGAGAGCAAAGATGAACAGCTGATGGCAGCACAGACGCACCTGAAACTCGGAGAAGTCAGCGCTGAATCAG GCAACTACCCTCAGGCACTAGAGGACTTCCAGGAGTGTCTCACCCTGCAGCTGAAGCACTTACCCTCCCACAGCCGCCTGCTGGCTGAGACCCACTACCACGTCGCCACCACACTGTGCTACATGGACCAGTACAGCCAGGCCATCCAGCACTACAACAGCTCCATTAAAGTCATTGAGGCTCGTCTGG CCATGTTGCAGAAGGCCATCGACAAAGCGAAGGGAGCAGATGTAGCAGCGGAAGAGAAGACcgagatggaggagctgaagcagcTTCTGCCTGACAtcaaggagaaggtggaggatgcCAAGGAGAGCCAGAGAACAGTTACCACTGCCATCCAGCAGACACTA GGCGGTGCTTCAACCTCTTCAGCATTCTGTGAAAACGGTGGCCCTTCATCCTCCACAGCCTTTCCCACAGCCAGCAAG ATTCCAGTGACATCAGCTGACGGCGCCTCATCCTCAAAAGTGTCAAACATCTCCCACCTCGTCCGGAAGAAG AGGAAACCAGAGGAGGAGAGCCCAGTAAAGGACACTGACGCTAAGCAAGCGAAACAGGAAGCCACAGTTAATGGCAGCGCCGACTCTAGTGCCAGCAACGGCAAAGGAGTCGAGGAGGGAAAATCCCAGGAG CCTTCCAACAAGTCGGGCTCTGTCCAGTCTAGAGCGTGA
- the LOC128447918 gene encoding histone-binding protein N1/N2 isoform X1 produces MPEETTAASSSASADEKPCSSSSSAADSSVDVMDEAKKLIGTGNRHLVMGDVVSAVSVFQDACSMLAAKYGDTADECGEAFFLCGKSLLELARMENSVLGNALEGVPEESEEDEQPSNSNIESATNLDDDDDEDEDDDDEDGEKNGQDKEEEEVGNLQLAWEMLEVAKFIYKRKESKDEQLMAAQTHLKLGEVSAESGNYPQALEDFQECLTLQLKHLPSHSRLLAETHYHVATTLCYMDQYSQAIQHYNSSIKVIEARLAMLQKAIDKAKGADVAAEEKTEMEELKQLLPDIKEKVEDAKESQRTVTTAIQQTLGGASTSSAFCENGGPSSSTAFPTASKIPVTSADGASSSKVSNISHLVRKKRKPEEESPVKDTDAKQAKQEATVNGSADSSASNGKGVEEGKSQEASEGLVSLRSDVCVQQKTLDYRGDKKRAGAACGPWWSFHPISLSLSKMCCSSWREVTSQTELPARWEESCLLVL; encoded by the exons ATGCCGGAGGAAACCACCGCCGCGTCCAGCTCCGCGAG CGCGGACGAGAAGCcatgttcttcatcttcatccgcTGCAGACAG ctCTGTCGACGTCATGGACGAGGCCAAGAAGCTGATCGGCACAGGGAACAGACATCTGGTGATGGGAGATGTCGTTTCTGCAGTCAGTGTGTTCCAGGACGCCTGCAGCATGCT GGCTGCAAAGTACGGAGACACTGCAGATGAGTGTGGCGAGGCCTTCTTCCTTTGTGGGAAGTCCCTGCTGGAGCTCGCCAG GATGGAGAACAGTGTCCTTGGCAATGCCCTGGAGGGAGTCCCAGAGGAGTCGGAGGAAGACGAGCAGCCCAGCAACTCAAACATTGAGAGCGCCACCAATCTTGATG atgatgatgatgaggatgaagacgacgatgatgaagatggagagaaaaatggACAAGATAAA gaagaggaggaagttggGAATTTGCAGTTGGCCTGGGAGATGCTGGAAGTGGCCAAATTCATCTATAAGAG GAAGGAGAGCAAAGATGAACAGCTGATGGCAGCACAGACGCACCTGAAACTCGGAGAAGTCAGCGCTGAATCAG GCAACTACCCTCAGGCACTAGAGGACTTCCAGGAGTGTCTCACCCTGCAGCTGAAGCACTTACCCTCCCACAGCCGCCTGCTGGCTGAGACCCACTACCACGTCGCCACCACACTGTGCTACATGGACCAGTACAGCCAGGCCATCCAGCACTACAACAGCTCCATTAAAGTCATTGAGGCTCGTCTGG CCATGTTGCAGAAGGCCATCGACAAAGCGAAGGGAGCAGATGTAGCAGCGGAAGAGAAGACcgagatggaggagctgaagcagcTTCTGCCTGACAtcaaggagaaggtggaggatgcCAAGGAGAGCCAGAGAACAGTTACCACTGCCATCCAGCAGACACTA GGCGGTGCTTCAACCTCTTCAGCATTCTGTGAAAACGGTGGCCCTTCATCCTCCACAGCCTTTCCCACAGCCAGCAAG ATTCCAGTGACATCAGCTGACGGCGCCTCATCCTCAAAAGTGTCAAACATCTCCCACCTCGTCCGGAAGAAG AGGAAACCAGAGGAGGAGAGCCCAGTAAAGGACACTGACGCTAAGCAAGCGAAACAGGAAGCCACAGTTAATGGCAGCGCCGACTCTAGTGCCAGCAACGGCAAAGGAGTCGAGGAGGGAAAATCCCAGGAGGCGAGTGAAGGGCTTGTGTCTTTACGATCTGATGTATGTGTCCAACAGAAGACGTTGGATTATCGAGGGGACAAGAAACGTGCAGGAGCTGCATGTGGTCCCTGGTGGAGCTTCCATCCCATTAGCTTGAGTCTGTCAAAGATGTGTTGTTCCTCTTGGAGGGAAGTTACTTCTCAAACCGAACTACCAGCACGTTGGGAGGAATCCTGTCTTTTGGTTCTTTAA
- the LOC128447918 gene encoding histone-binding protein N1/N2 isoform X2 — translation MPEETTAASSSASADEKPCSSSSSAADSSVDVMDEAKKLIGTGNRHLVMGDVVSAVSVFQDACSMLAAKYGDTADECGEAFFLCGKSLLELARMENSVLGNALEGVPEESEEDEQPSNSNIESATNLDDDDEDEDDDDEDGEKNGQDKEEEEVGNLQLAWEMLEVAKFIYKRKESKDEQLMAAQTHLKLGEVSAESGNYPQALEDFQECLTLQLKHLPSHSRLLAETHYHVATTLCYMDQYSQAIQHYNSSIKVIEARLAMLQKAIDKAKGADVAAEEKTEMEELKQLLPDIKEKVEDAKESQRTVTTAIQQTLGGASTSSAFCENGGPSSSTAFPTASKIPVTSADGASSSKVSNISHLVRKKRKPEEESPVKDTDAKQAKQEATVNGSADSSASNGKGVEEGKSQEASEGLVSLRSDVCVQQKTLDYRGDKKRAGAACGPWWSFHPISLSLSKMCCSSWREVTSQTELPARWEESCLLVL, via the exons ATGCCGGAGGAAACCACCGCCGCGTCCAGCTCCGCGAG CGCGGACGAGAAGCcatgttcttcatcttcatccgcTGCAGACAG ctCTGTCGACGTCATGGACGAGGCCAAGAAGCTGATCGGCACAGGGAACAGACATCTGGTGATGGGAGATGTCGTTTCTGCAGTCAGTGTGTTCCAGGACGCCTGCAGCATGCT GGCTGCAAAGTACGGAGACACTGCAGATGAGTGTGGCGAGGCCTTCTTCCTTTGTGGGAAGTCCCTGCTGGAGCTCGCCAG GATGGAGAACAGTGTCCTTGGCAATGCCCTGGAGGGAGTCCCAGAGGAGTCGGAGGAAGACGAGCAGCCCAGCAACTCAAACATTGAGAGCGCCACCAATCTT gatgatgatgatgaggatgaagacgacgatgatgaagatggagagaaaaatggACAAGATAAA gaagaggaggaagttggGAATTTGCAGTTGGCCTGGGAGATGCTGGAAGTGGCCAAATTCATCTATAAGAG GAAGGAGAGCAAAGATGAACAGCTGATGGCAGCACAGACGCACCTGAAACTCGGAGAAGTCAGCGCTGAATCAG GCAACTACCCTCAGGCACTAGAGGACTTCCAGGAGTGTCTCACCCTGCAGCTGAAGCACTTACCCTCCCACAGCCGCCTGCTGGCTGAGACCCACTACCACGTCGCCACCACACTGTGCTACATGGACCAGTACAGCCAGGCCATCCAGCACTACAACAGCTCCATTAAAGTCATTGAGGCTCGTCTGG CCATGTTGCAGAAGGCCATCGACAAAGCGAAGGGAGCAGATGTAGCAGCGGAAGAGAAGACcgagatggaggagctgaagcagcTTCTGCCTGACAtcaaggagaaggtggaggatgcCAAGGAGAGCCAGAGAACAGTTACCACTGCCATCCAGCAGACACTA GGCGGTGCTTCAACCTCTTCAGCATTCTGTGAAAACGGTGGCCCTTCATCCTCCACAGCCTTTCCCACAGCCAGCAAG ATTCCAGTGACATCAGCTGACGGCGCCTCATCCTCAAAAGTGTCAAACATCTCCCACCTCGTCCGGAAGAAG AGGAAACCAGAGGAGGAGAGCCCAGTAAAGGACACTGACGCTAAGCAAGCGAAACAGGAAGCCACAGTTAATGGCAGCGCCGACTCTAGTGCCAGCAACGGCAAAGGAGTCGAGGAGGGAAAATCCCAGGAGGCGAGTGAAGGGCTTGTGTCTTTACGATCTGATGTATGTGTCCAACAGAAGACGTTGGATTATCGAGGGGACAAGAAACGTGCAGGAGCTGCATGTGGTCCCTGGTGGAGCTTCCATCCCATTAGCTTGAGTCTGTCAAAGATGTGTTGTTCCTCTTGGAGGGAAGTTACTTCTCAAACCGAACTACCAGCACGTTGGGAGGAATCCTGTCTTTTGGTTCTTTAA